One genomic region from Zalophus californianus isolate mZalCal1 chromosome 14, mZalCal1.pri.v2, whole genome shotgun sequence encodes:
- the LOC118356271 gene encoding divergent paired-related homeobox-like, with protein MAGTGDLPKGKDQKHSQRKRTMFTEKQLADLEFLFSKNPYPAPSLQKEMASKLEIHPTVLQVWFKNHRAKVKKAKQQQLAGAEVKARSSKRHTDAAPGAPDGAYPASLVYTDHPIPSFQLSICSNFKALSDHPSGHKIVHFGCCRDPNIYSLCPITESQILSTSFTANSLGSSSPQRT; from the coding sequence ATGGCAGGCACAGGGGACCTTCCTAAAGGAAAGGATCAGAAACATTCACAAAGGAAACGAACCATGTTCACTGAGAAACAACTGGCAGATTTAGAATTCTTGTTCAGCAAGAACCCATACCCCGCTCCCAGCCTTCAGAAAGAAATGGCCTCGAAACTGGAGATACATCCCACCGTACTGCAGGTTTGGTTCAAGAACCACAGAGCAAAAGTCAAGAAAGCCAAACAACAGCAATTAGCTGGGGCGGAAGTCAAGGCCCGCTCTTCCAAGAGACACACGGATGCCGCTCCAGGAGCCCCCGATGGTGCCTACCCTGCTTCCCTAGTTTATACAGATCACCCCATACCTTCCTTCCAACTCAGCATATGCTCCAATTTTAAGGCTCTCTCAGACCATCCTTCTGGCCACAAAATAGTCCATTTCGGCTGCTGCCGAGATCCTAACATCTACTCCCTATGTCCCATTACGGAATCCCAAATTCTTTCCACAAGCTTCACTGCTAATTCTTTGGGTTCTTCATCTCCACAAAGAACTTAG